The Streptomyces sp. NBC_01244 genome contains a region encoding:
- the dacB gene encoding D-alanyl-D-alanine carboxypeptidase/D-alanyl-D-alanine endopeptidase produces the protein MPRGTHPRPLRRRMAAGCAALLLVVLTAGTAAGATPPAPTPTPTPSDRGGSDPLDPRITEIMRKPGYRNAQWGLLQVDPDTGRTVHSRFPDQLFIPGSTAKLFSVSGAWHALGPDHRFVTPLYAVGERRGATLTGDLALVAQGDLTMGGRTRPDGTVAFTDLDHTYADDVPGATLTPQNPLAGIDLLARQVRDSGITRVDGNVIVDDRLFQPEPVLVPTPTPLIVNDNLIDLTTTPGDRADAPARLDWRPKVAPYRVTSTVKTVAAGKPTAITVTTSDNGTRIRLSGTIAAGAAPVLKVSPITDPAAFGRTALIEALERAGVDVTADPVGGNPVDRLPAGYEGRARVAAYTSPPFADYAKLILKVSHNLGANLGMCLMAVTTGSHACMDGFPVLASFLDEAEVDRAQVQLLDGRGGNPVDRSTPQAEIQMLTYWLRSPEARRFREALPILGVDGLLAENCRDCPARGKVFAKTGAAVGLDALNDRLGIGAITIAGYLDKGDGRFDVFYAGVTGASTPTTDPSGILDIANDVAMIAAHLQEGAHGT, from the coding sequence GTGCCACGAGGAACGCACCCCCGGCCCCTGCGGCGGCGCATGGCCGCCGGATGCGCGGCCCTCCTGCTCGTGGTCCTGACCGCGGGCACGGCCGCCGGGGCGACACCACCGGCGCCCACGCCCACACCCACGCCCTCCGACCGCGGTGGCTCCGACCCGCTCGACCCCCGCATCACGGAGATCATGCGGAAGCCGGGTTACCGCAACGCCCAGTGGGGTCTCCTCCAGGTCGACCCGGACACCGGACGGACCGTCCACAGCCGGTTCCCCGACCAGCTCTTCATCCCCGGGTCCACCGCCAAGCTGTTCAGCGTCTCCGGCGCCTGGCACGCCCTCGGTCCCGACCACCGCTTCGTGACACCGCTCTACGCGGTCGGCGAGCGGCGCGGCGCGACCCTGACCGGCGATCTCGCCCTCGTCGCCCAAGGCGATCTGACCATGGGCGGCAGGACCCGCCCCGACGGTACGGTCGCCTTCACCGACCTCGACCACACCTACGCCGACGACGTTCCCGGTGCCACGCTCACCCCGCAGAACCCGCTCGCCGGCATCGACCTCCTCGCGCGCCAGGTGCGCGACTCCGGCATCACCCGCGTCGACGGGAACGTGATCGTCGACGACCGGCTGTTCCAGCCCGAACCGGTCCTCGTCCCCACCCCGACCCCGCTGATCGTCAACGACAACCTCATCGACCTGACGACCACCCCCGGGGACCGCGCCGACGCTCCCGCCCGGCTGGACTGGCGGCCGAAGGTCGCCCCGTACCGGGTCACTTCGACGGTGAAGACGGTGGCGGCGGGCAAGCCGACCGCCATCACGGTCACGACCTCGGACAACGGCACCCGGATCAGGCTGTCCGGCACGATCGCGGCGGGCGCCGCACCCGTGCTGAAGGTCTCCCCCATCACCGACCCGGCGGCCTTCGGCCGGACCGCGCTGATCGAGGCCCTCGAACGGGCCGGGGTGGACGTGACCGCGGATCCGGTGGGCGGGAACCCCGTGGACCGGCTGCCCGCCGGCTACGAGGGCCGGGCGCGGGTGGCCGCGTACACCTCGCCGCCCTTCGCCGACTACGCCAAGCTCATCCTCAAGGTGAGCCACAACCTGGGCGCCAACCTCGGCATGTGCCTGATGGCGGTCACCACGGGCAGCCACGCGTGCATGGACGGCTTCCCCGTCCTGGCCTCCTTCCTGGACGAGGCCGAGGTCGACCGTGCGCAGGTGCAGCTCCTGGACGGACGGGGCGGCAACCCCGTCGACCGGTCCACGCCGCAGGCGGAGATCCAGATGCTGACGTACTGGCTTCGCTCCCCCGAGGCGCGCCGCTTCCGCGAGGCCCTGCCGATCCTCGGGGTCGACGGGCTGCTGGCCGAGAACTGCCGCGACTGCCCGGCGCGCGGCAAGGTGTTCGCCAAGACCGGGGCAGCCGTCGGGCTGGACGCCCTGAACGACCGCCTGGGCATCGGCGCCATCACCATCGCCGGCTACCTGGACAAGGGCGACGGCCGTTTCGACGTCTTCTACGCGGGCGTCACCGGCGCCTCGACCCCGACGACCGACCCGAGCGGCATCCTCGACATCGCCAACGACGTCGCCATGATCGCCGCTCACCTCCAGGAGGGCGCACACGGCACCTGA